In Devosia sp. XK-2, one DNA window encodes the following:
- the pgi gene encoding glucose-6-phosphate isomerase, with translation MAKGERGDVLNPLMKQRKRLSDITMREMFAQDPNRFQRFSATGADILLDYSKNRIDEDAMAALFELARAAGVEKRRTQMCEGEHINITEDRAVMHMALRYQGDRPVEVDGQDVMPDVRAVLEAIEAYTNAVRSGEIRGHGGEQFTDVVNIGIGGSDLGPAMVTLALEPYTRADLRAHYVSNVDGAHIHDVLKRLDPKKTLFIVASKTFTTDETMTNANSARAWIAEALGEEAIPNHFAAVSTNLEACAKFGIREDRIFGFWDWVGGRYSVWSAIGLPIAMAVGYDNFAKFLAGADAMDRHFLETPLERNLPVIMALIGVWYRNAWGFSTHAVLPYDQRLSRFAAYLQQQDMESNGKSVTLNGKKVEWPTGPIVWGEPGTNGQHAFYQLIHQGTDVIPCDFLIAARPHESLPPHHDKLVANVLAQSEALMLGKTKDEVVAELKAQGLEKDQIKALAPHKVFPGNRPSNTLFYKQLTPEVLGSLIALYEHKVFVQGVIWNVNSYDQWGVELGKQLAKALLPKVKGEESGEGHDASTQGLLGYYLANKA, from the coding sequence ATGGCCAAGGGCGAACGTGGCGACGTGCTCAATCCGCTGATGAAGCAGCGCAAGCGTCTGAGCGACATCACGATGCGCGAGATGTTCGCGCAAGACCCGAACCGCTTCCAGCGTTTTTCAGCGACTGGCGCCGATATCCTGCTCGACTATTCCAAGAACCGGATCGATGAGGACGCGATGGCGGCCTTGTTCGAGCTGGCGCGCGCGGCTGGTGTCGAAAAGCGCCGTACCCAGATGTGCGAAGGCGAGCATATCAACATCACCGAAGATCGCGCCGTGATGCATATGGCGCTGCGCTATCAAGGCGATCGACCGGTCGAGGTGGATGGCCAGGACGTGATGCCCGATGTGCGGGCGGTGCTCGAGGCCATCGAGGCCTATACCAATGCGGTGCGCAGTGGCGAAATTCGCGGCCATGGTGGCGAGCAGTTCACCGACGTAGTCAATATCGGCATTGGTGGATCGGATCTTGGTCCAGCCATGGTGACGCTGGCGCTGGAACCCTATACCCGCGCTGATCTGCGCGCCCACTACGTCTCCAATGTCGACGGCGCGCATATCCATGACGTGCTGAAGCGCCTCGATCCGAAGAAGACGCTTTTCATCGTCGCCTCGAAGACCTTTACCACCGACGAGACCATGACCAATGCCAATTCGGCGCGGGCATGGATCGCCGAGGCTCTTGGCGAAGAGGCAATACCCAACCATTTTGCGGCGGTGTCGACCAATCTTGAGGCCTGCGCCAAGTTCGGCATTCGCGAAGACCGGATTTTCGGGTTCTGGGACTGGGTGGGCGGCCGCTATTCGGTGTGGTCGGCCATCGGACTGCCCATTGCCATGGCGGTCGGTTACGACAATTTCGCCAAGTTCCTGGCTGGCGCCGACGCCATGGACCGGCATTTCCTCGAAACGCCGCTGGAGCGCAATCTGCCGGTGATCATGGCGCTGATCGGCGTGTGGTATCGCAATGCCTGGGGGTTTTCGACCCATGCCGTGCTGCCCTATGACCAGCGCCTTTCCCGCTTTGCCGCCTATCTCCAGCAGCAGGACATGGAATCGAACGGCAAATCGGTGACGCTCAATGGCAAGAAGGTCGAGTGGCCGACGGGACCGATCGTCTGGGGCGAACCGGGCACTAATGGGCAGCATGCCTTCTATCAGCTGATCCACCAGGGCACAGATGTTATTCCCTGCGATTTTCTGATTGCTGCGCGGCCCCATGAGAGCCTGCCGCCGCATCACGACAAGCTGGTGGCCAATGTGCTGGCGCAATCCGAGGCGCTGATGCTGGGCAAGACCAAGGATGAGGTCGTGGCCGAGCTCAAGGCTCAGGGGCTTGAGAAAGACCAGATCAAGGCGCTGGCTCCGCACAAGGTGTTTCCGGGCAATCGTCCATCCAACACTTTGTTCTACAAGCAATTGACCCCGGAAGTGCTCGGCTCGCTGATTGCGCTCTATGAGCACAAGGTGTTCGTGCAGGGCGTGATCTGGAACGTCAATTCCTACGAT
- the tgt gene encoding tRNA guanosine(34) transglycosylase Tgt translates to MKQVTFSLLATDGMARRGRIDTPRGEINTPAFMPVGTAGTVKAMYPEQVRETGADILLGNTYHLMLRPGAERVAALGGLHDFMDWQRPILTDSGGFQVMSLAKLRKLTEKGVTFKSHIDGSSHELTPERSIEIQTLLDSDIIMQLDECIALPAERKEMERAMELSIRWADRSKTAFNNQQNRALFGIVQGGDDAELRGRSAAGLKNIGFDGYAVGGLAVGEPQEVMFRVLSEITPELPTDRPRYLMGVGKPDDILGGIERGIDMFDCVHPTRAGRHGHAYTRFGVINLKNARHKDDHRPLDEQSPNPNCRRWSRAYLHHLVRTEEILGAMVLSQINLAYYQELTEGARTAIQAGRMNDFAAETRAAWAAGDLPVL, encoded by the coding sequence ATGAAGCAAGTCACTTTCTCCCTCCTTGCCACTGACGGCATGGCCCGTCGCGGCCGCATCGATACGCCGCGCGGCGAAATCAATACCCCCGCCTTCATGCCGGTGGGGACCGCCGGAACCGTCAAAGCCATGTATCCCGAGCAGGTGCGCGAAACCGGCGCCGATATATTGCTTGGAAATACCTATCACCTGATGCTGAGACCGGGCGCGGAGCGTGTGGCAGCGCTGGGCGGTTTGCACGATTTCATGGATTGGCAGCGGCCGATCCTGACCGACAGCGGCGGGTTTCAGGTCATGTCGCTGGCCAAGCTCAGAAAGCTCACCGAGAAGGGTGTGACCTTCAAGTCGCATATCGACGGGTCGAGCCATGAACTGACGCCGGAGCGGTCCATCGAGATCCAGACGCTATTGGACAGCGACATCATCATGCAGCTCGACGAGTGCATTGCGCTGCCGGCCGAGCGCAAGGAGATGGAGCGGGCGATGGAGCTCTCCATTCGCTGGGCCGACCGTTCCAAGACGGCATTCAACAACCAGCAAAACCGGGCGCTGTTCGGCATTGTGCAGGGCGGCGACGATGCCGAATTGCGTGGCCGCTCAGCGGCTGGTTTGAAGAATATCGGCTTTGACGGCTATGCCGTGGGCGGGCTGGCCGTGGGTGAGCCGCAGGAGGTCATGTTCCGGGTTCTTTCCGAGATTACGCCTGAACTGCCGACCGATCGGCCGCGCTATCTGATGGGCGTCGGCAAGCCGGACGATATTCTGGGCGGGATCGAGCGCGGCATCGACATGTTCGACTGCGTGCATCCCACGCGGGCTGGTCGGCATGGGCATGCCTATACGCGGTTTGGCGTCATCAACCTGAAAAATGCCCGGCATAAGGACGATCACCGTCCTCTGGATGAGCAATCGCCCAACCCCAATTGCCGCCGTTGGAGCCGGGCCTATCTGCACCATCTGGTTCGAACAGAAGAGATTTTGGGCGCCATGGTGCTTTCGCAGATCAACCTGGCCTATTATCAGGAGCTGACCGAGGGCGCGCGCACTGCCATTCAGGCGGGGCGGATGAATGATTTTGCGGCAGAGACACGAGCGGCCTGGGCCGCAGGCGATCTGCCGGTTCTCTAA
- a CDS encoding exopolysaccharide biosynthesis protein produces the protein MTEHAAPITRYTRRIASALTRAAEQEQSHMTLSRLVMVLGPRAHRLLLLVVSLFNMIPGPPGYGGTIAWTTCAIAIAMLMGRPIRLPGIIGERRLPLGTLVKGSEQVVKVAGILARFSKPRMRWMTSAAANLPYAVLVICVSVVMSLPIPFINAIPNVGLCIIAFSMLNRDGVGVIVGLVATAIGLGVAVAIFVGAFHLGMAAVGAVA, from the coding sequence GTGACCGAGCACGCCGCGCCGATCACGCGCTATACGCGCCGTATCGCGTCGGCGCTTACGCGGGCGGCAGAACAGGAACAGTCGCATATGACGCTGTCGCGACTGGTCATGGTGCTCGGGCCGCGGGCGCATAGGCTGCTGCTGCTTGTCGTTTCCTTGTTCAACATGATCCCCGGGCCGCCGGGCTATGGCGGCACAATTGCCTGGACGACCTGCGCTATTGCCATTGCCATGCTGATGGGGCGGCCGATCCGATTGCCGGGCATTATCGGGGAGCGCAGATTGCCGCTCGGCACCCTGGTTAAAGGTAGTGAACAGGTGGTGAAGGTGGCCGGCATCCTGGCGCGCTTTTCCAAGCCCCGCATGCGCTGGATGACCAGCGCGGCGGCCAATCTGCCCTATGCCGTGCTGGTCATTTGCGTGAGCGTGGTGATGTCGCTGCCGATCCCGTTCATCAATGCCATACCCAATGTTGGACTCTGCATCATTGCTTTTTCGATGCTGAACCGGGACGGCGTGGGGGTTATTGTGGGGCTGGTCGCCACAGCGATTGGGCTTGGGGTGGCCGTCGCCATCTTTGTTGGCGCCTTCCATCTGGGCATGGCCGCCGTGGGCGCGGTGGCGTGA
- the queA gene encoding tRNA preQ1(34) S-adenosylmethionine ribosyltransferase-isomerase QueA, whose translation MRVSEFDFDLPENLIALHPAEPRDSARLLVVRPGEPFGDRHIPDLKTLLRPGDVLVVNDTRVLPAELKGIRLRGDLRANVSFNLHKRVDAKTWRAFARPAKKLHLLDRLELGNGTAEPLIARVAGKGETGEVTLEFELGGAQLDEAIKSHGAMPLPPYIGAKRALEERDKIDYQTVYAAEDGAVAAPTAGLHFTEKLLQELSDLGVDMERVTLHVGAGTFLPMKADDTDDHVMHSEWGEIDQATVERINARRQAGGRVIAVGTTSLRLLETASRATGELRPFIGDTDIFITPGFRFRTVDVLMTNFHLPKSTLFMLVSAFSGLETMKAAYAHAIANGYRFYSYGDSSLLHRAPHPEDEA comes from the coding sequence ATGCGTGTTTCAGAATTTGACTTCGACCTTCCCGAAAACCTGATTGCCCTGCACCCGGCGGAGCCGCGCGATAGTGCGCGGCTGCTGGTGGTGCGGCCCGGCGAGCCCTTCGGGGACAGGCACATACCCGATCTCAAGACATTGCTGCGGCCTGGGGACGTGCTGGTGGTCAATGATACCAGAGTGCTGCCGGCCGAACTCAAGGGTATCCGCCTGCGCGGCGATCTGCGGGCCAATGTCTCGTTCAACCTGCACAAGCGCGTGGATGCCAAGACCTGGCGGGCCTTTGCCCGGCCGGCCAAGAAGTTGCATCTGCTCGATCGGCTGGAGCTGGGTAACGGCACCGCCGAACCGCTGATTGCCCGCGTTGCGGGAAAGGGCGAGACCGGCGAAGTGACGCTGGAATTCGAGCTGGGCGGGGCGCAGCTTGATGAAGCGATCAAATCGCACGGGGCCATGCCCCTGCCGCCCTATATCGGGGCCAAGCGCGCTTTGGAGGAGCGCGACAAGATCGATTATCAAACGGTCTATGCGGCAGAAGACGGCGCGGTAGCGGCACCGACGGCGGGCCTGCATTTTACCGAGAAGCTGCTTCAGGAACTGTCTGATCTCGGTGTGGATATGGAGCGGGTGACGCTGCATGTAGGTGCGGGCACGTTTCTGCCGATGAAGGCGGACGATACCGACGACCATGTGATGCATTCGGAATGGGGCGAGATCGACCAGGCGACCGTCGAGCGCATCAATGCGCGGCGCCAGGCGGGCGGGCGGGTGATCGCGGTGGGCACGACGAGCTTGAGGCTGCTCGAGACGGCATCACGCGCCACGGGCGAGTTAAGGCCCTTTATCGGGGATACCGATATTTTCATCACGCCCGGTTTCCGGTTCCGGACGGTGGATGTGCTGATGACCAATTTCCACCTGCCCAAATCGACCTTGTTCATGCTGGTGAGCGCCTTTTCGGGGCTCGAGACCATGAAGGCCGCCTATGCCCACGCCATTGCCAATGGCTATCGCTTCTACTCCTACGGGGATTCCTCGCTATTGCATCGGGCGCCACATCCAGAGGATGAGGCGTGA